Proteins found in one Chitinivorax tropicus genomic segment:
- the bioC gene encoding malonyl-ACP O-methyltransferase BioC, which yields MAEDFYTDKRQVRRSFERAAHSYDAAAVLQREVSDRMQARLGYIKHAPATVLDVGAGTGYGARQLRTQYPAARVIELDLALAMLQFGEPEKAWWKKHLPFARSPSRAPQVCADAEAIPLADGSVDMVWSNLTLQWCNAPDRAFADIHRVLRPDGLLMFSTLGPDTLKELRQAFAGIDGHTHVNRFIDMHDLGDALVRAGFAEPVMDMEIITMTYDSVKAVMQDLKGIGAHNVTQGRQMGLMGKRKWQQVLDRYEKLRRDGRLPATYEVVYGHAWRAADKPSRLLADGRQVIEFRPRPGK from the coding sequence ATGGCTGAAGATTTTTATACCGACAAACGTCAAGTCCGTCGTTCATTCGAGCGAGCGGCGCACTCTTACGATGCTGCAGCCGTGCTGCAACGCGAAGTGAGCGACCGCATGCAAGCGCGTCTGGGCTATATCAAACATGCCCCGGCCACTGTGCTCGATGTCGGGGCGGGCACCGGGTATGGTGCGCGGCAGTTGCGCACCCAATACCCAGCTGCACGAGTCATCGAGCTGGACTTGGCCTTGGCCATGCTGCAGTTCGGTGAGCCGGAGAAAGCCTGGTGGAAGAAACATCTGCCATTTGCCAGATCCCCCAGCCGTGCACCGCAAGTGTGTGCCGATGCGGAGGCGATTCCGCTGGCTGATGGTAGCGTGGACATGGTCTGGTCGAATCTGACCTTGCAATGGTGCAACGCCCCGGATCGAGCCTTTGCCGACATCCACCGTGTGCTGCGTCCGGACGGGTTGTTGATGTTCTCGACCCTCGGCCCTGACACCTTGAAAGAGCTGCGGCAGGCTTTTGCCGGTATCGACGGCCACACCCACGTCAACCGCTTCATCGACATGCACGACCTGGGCGATGCCCTGGTGCGGGCCGGGTTTGCCGAGCCGGTGATGGACATGGAAATCATCACCATGACCTATGATTCGGTAAAGGCCGTGATGCAAGACCTGAAAGGCATTGGCGCGCACAACGTCACCCAGGGCCGCCAGATGGGGCTGATGGGCAAGCGTAAATGGCAACAGGTGTTGGATCGTTACGAAAAATTGCGCCGCGATGGCCGCTTGCCAGCCACCTACGAGGTGGTATACGGCCATGCCTGGCGTGCGGCTGACAAACCTTCACGATTGTTGGCAGATGGTCGGCAGGTGATCGAGTTCCGACCAAGACCGGGGAAATGA
- the bioD gene encoding dethiobiotin synthase produces the protein MASGFFITGTDTEVGKTFVTALLLRELNRRGQTALGMKPIASGCVQGEAGLTNDDVEVLLAAGHHPVPRRVLNPYAFEPPVSPHIAAANAGTNISFEVLKTAYDELAGQADTVLVEGAGGWLAPISDVVDMADLAAFLDVPVVLVVGMRLGCLNHALLTARAIQASDCRFAGWVANRVTPEMLEFDANLATLERRIGAPLLGVVPYAPTGTLPMLGRANLHPLLAV, from the coding sequence ATGGCCAGTGGCTTCTTCATCACAGGCACCGATACCGAGGTCGGCAAGACCTTTGTCACCGCCTTATTGCTGCGTGAGTTGAATCGGCGGGGGCAGACGGCCCTGGGGATGAAGCCGATTGCCTCTGGCTGCGTGCAAGGCGAAGCCGGCCTGACCAACGATGATGTCGAAGTGCTGTTGGCGGCAGGCCACCACCCAGTGCCACGCAGGGTACTCAATCCTTATGCATTCGAACCGCCCGTATCGCCCCATATCGCGGCGGCCAATGCAGGGACCAACATTTCGTTCGAGGTGTTGAAGACCGCCTATGACGAGCTGGCAGGGCAAGCTGACACGGTGCTGGTCGAAGGCGCTGGGGGCTGGCTGGCACCGATTTCCGATGTGGTGGACATGGCCGATCTGGCCGCTTTTCTCGATGTGCCGGTGGTGCTGGTGGTCGGCATGCGGCTAGGTTGCCTCAACCATGCCTTGTTGACTGCTCGCGCCATCCAGGCCAGCGATTGTAGATTTGCCGGCTGGGTTGCCAACCGGGTCACCCCCGAAATGCTCGAATTCGATGCCAACCTTGCCACTTTGGAGCGTCGTATCGGCGCACCCTTGCTTGGGGTGGTGCCCTATGCCCCGACTGGCACTCTACCCATGCTGGGCCGGGCCAATTTACACCCCTTGCTGGCCGTATGA